A region of Burkholderiales bacterium JOSHI_001 DNA encodes the following proteins:
- a CDS encoding 2,3,4,5-tetrahydropyridine-2,6-dicarboxylate N-succinyltransferase (TIGRFAM: 2,3,4,5-tetrahydropyridine-2,6-dicarboxylate N-succinyltransferase) yields MSQELQNLIDLAWEGRASLNPASTDSKIRDAVEQVIGDLNAGRLRVATRQGVGQWTVNQWVKKAVLLSFRLNDNQVMRSGDLSFFDKVPTKFAHVSESAMRETGIRVVPPAVARRGSYIAKNVVLMPSYVNIGAYVDEATMVDTWATVGSCAQIGKNVHLSGGVGIGGVLEPLQANPTIIEDNCFIGARSEVVEGVIVEENSVLGMGVYIGQSTPLFNRETGEISYGRVPSGSVVVSGNLPKKTAAGQDYSMYAAIIVKRVDAQTRSKTSINELLRA; encoded by the coding sequence ATGAGCCAAGAACTGCAGAACCTGATCGACCTGGCCTGGGAAGGCCGCGCCTCGCTGAACCCCGCCAGCACCGACAGCAAGATCCGCGACGCGGTGGAACAGGTCATCGGCGACCTGAACGCCGGCCGCCTGCGCGTGGCCACACGCCAGGGCGTGGGCCAGTGGACGGTGAACCAGTGGGTGAAGAAGGCGGTGCTGTTGAGCTTCCGCCTGAACGACAACCAGGTGATGCGCTCGGGCGACCTGTCCTTCTTCGACAAAGTGCCCACCAAGTTCGCCCACGTGAGCGAAAGCGCCATGCGCGAAACCGGCATCCGCGTGGTGCCTCCCGCGGTGGCGCGCCGCGGCAGCTACATCGCCAAGAACGTGGTGCTGATGCCCAGCTACGTGAACATTGGCGCCTACGTCGATGAAGCCACCATGGTGGACACCTGGGCCACGGTGGGCAGTTGCGCGCAGATCGGCAAGAACGTGCACCTGTCCGGCGGCGTGGGCATCGGCGGCGTGCTGGAGCCGCTGCAGGCCAACCCCACCATCATCGAAGACAACTGCTTCATCGGCGCGCGCTCCGAGGTGGTGGAAGGCGTCATCGTGGAAGAGAACTCGGTGCTGGGCATGGGCGTGTACATCGGCCAGAGCACGCCGCTGTTCAACCGCGAGACGGGCGAAATCAGCTACGGCCGCGTGCCCAGCGGCAGCGTGGTGGTGTCCGGCAACCTGCCCAAGAAGACGGCCGCCGGCCAGGACTACAGCATGTACGCGGCCATCATCGTCAAGCGGGTGGATGCGCAGACGCGCAGCAAGACCAGCATCAACGAACTGCTGCGCGCCTGA
- a CDS encoding succinyldiaminopimelate transaminase (PFAM: Aminotransferase class I and II~TIGRFAM: succinyldiaminopimelate transaminase): protein MNPLLAKLHPYPFERLRELTRGITPSPAHSPISLGIGEPKHPTPPLVEAVLRGDLSGLSVYPPTAGSPALREACAGWLQRRYGVVADPATQVLPVNGSREALFALAQTVIDPSRPGATVVCPNPFYQIYEGAALLAGAQTAFANSDPARNFAPAWDQIDAATWARTQLVYVCSPGNPTGAVMPLAEWQTLFELSDRHGFVIASDECYSEIYFREDAPLGGLQAAKALGRDDFRNLVMLTSLSKRSNVPGMRSGFVAGDARILKNFLLYRTYHGSAMSPVVQAASIAAWNDEAHVVANRDLYRSKFAQVTPLLASELDVALPDAGFYLWAAVPQAGYGSAEDGPGDDIGFALQLLAQYNVAVLPGSLLARPAHGLNPGAGRIRMALVADTAECLEAAHRIVAFTRSHPHSSPSHAA, encoded by the coding sequence ATGAACCCGCTGCTCGCCAAGCTGCACCCCTACCCCTTCGAGCGCCTGCGCGAACTCACGCGCGGCATCACGCCCAGCCCGGCCCACAGCCCCATCAGCCTGGGCATCGGCGAACCCAAGCACCCCACACCGCCGCTGGTGGAAGCCGTGCTGCGGGGCGACCTGTCCGGGCTGTCGGTCTACCCCCCCACGGCGGGCAGCCCGGCGCTGCGCGAGGCCTGCGCCGGCTGGCTGCAACGCCGCTACGGCGTGGTGGCAGACCCGGCCACCCAGGTGCTGCCGGTGAACGGTTCGCGCGAAGCGCTGTTCGCGCTGGCCCAGACCGTGATCGACCCCAGCCGGCCCGGCGCCACCGTCGTGTGCCCCAACCCCTTCTACCAAATTTACGAAGGCGCGGCCCTCCTGGCCGGGGCCCAGACGGCCTTCGCCAACAGCGACCCGGCTCGCAACTTCGCCCCCGCCTGGGACCAGATCGACGCCGCCACCTGGGCCCGCACCCAACTGGTCTACGTCTGCTCTCCCGGTAACCCCACCGGCGCGGTGATGCCCCTGGCAGAGTGGCAGACCCTGTTCGAGCTGAGCGACCGCCATGGCTTCGTCATCGCCAGCGACGAGTGCTACTCAGAGATCTACTTCCGCGAGGACGCCCCGCTGGGCGGTCTGCAGGCCGCCAAGGCGCTGGGCCGGGACGACTTCAGGAACCTGGTCATGCTGACCAGCCTGTCCAAGCGCAGCAACGTGCCGGGCATGCGCTCGGGCTTCGTGGCCGGTGACGCGCGCATCCTGAAGAACTTCCTGCTCTACCGCACCTACCACGGCAGCGCCATGAGCCCGGTGGTGCAGGCCGCCAGCATCGCGGCCTGGAACGACGAGGCGCATGTGGTGGCCAACAGGGACCTCTACCGCAGCAAGTTCGCCCAGGTCACGCCCTTGCTGGCCAGCGAACTGGACGTGGCCTTGCCCGACGCTGGCTTCTACCTCTGGGCCGCCGTGCCGCAGGCGGGCTATGGCAGCGCCGAGGACGGCCCGGGCGACGACATCGGCTTCGCGCTGCAGTTGCTGGCTCAATACAATGTGGCGGTGCTGCCGGGCAGCCTGCTGGCCCGCCCGGCCCACGGCCTGAACCCCGGCGCCGGGCGCATCCGCATGGCGCTGGTGGCCGACACCGCCGAATGCCTGGAAGCCGCGCACCGCATCGTGGCCTTCACCCGAAGCCACCCCCATTCATCCCCTTCACACGCTGCCTGA
- a CDS encoding SET domain-containing protein (PFAM: SET domain), with protein sequence MYQPTRPAYQKFAVTVAPSTIDGTGVFAAEPIPPKRKIGEIRGESITVSEARRRAQGQQRIMIVEVSERRAIDASKSDDPMRFTNHRCQPNARLCIRDGRIEFYALRAIAPGEEITVNYGETHHEGTLRCQCGAPNCIGWL encoded by the coding sequence ATGTACCAGCCAACCCGCCCCGCTTACCAGAAGTTCGCCGTCACCGTGGCGCCCAGCACCATCGACGGCACCGGGGTGTTCGCGGCAGAACCTATTCCGCCCAAGCGCAAGATCGGCGAGATCCGCGGCGAATCCATCACCGTCAGCGAAGCGCGCCGCCGGGCCCAGGGCCAACAGCGCATCATGATCGTGGAGGTGTCGGAACGCCGGGCCATCGACGCGTCGAAGTCCGACGACCCGATGCGCTTCACCAACCACCGTTGCCAGCCCAACGCCCGGCTGTGCATCCGCGACGGACGCATCGAGTTCTACGCCCTGCGCGCCATTGCCCCCGGCGAAGAAATCACCGTCAACTACGGCGAAACGCACCACGAGGGCACGCTGCGCTGCCAGTGCGGCGCGCCCAACTGCATCGGTTGGCTGTAG
- a CDS encoding cyanate permease (PFAM: Major Facilitator Superfamily~manually curated) translates to MNRSGAAPTPWLAVGAAALCGVAGAMNVGKVPLALPLLRQELGLSLVQAGWVQSALNTVAVTLATVIGLQVGRFGALRLVLAGLLLGAAASLASLAHANGSWLLACRVVEGAGFVAVAVAGPALISAAAADRDRRFALGVWSGYLPAGVGLAMAGAPWLLPAAGWRGLWVATAGALLAAAALTWSQRRHYALPPATAPSAGGGIAALRQPLPWLLGLCFGAWTVQHFALIVWLPTFLIEQRGLATGPVVALSCVMVLANVPGNLLGGALLQRGLPRGLLLAVAQGCTGLCAIGLFSEALPDGLRYALCVFLSFIGGLIPSSVMSSSARLAHTPQQIGTLQGLYMQCGQMGQFVGTPLIAAVVSASGQWSSARWVMAGAAGLGLVLALTVGRAESGAARRAATAA, encoded by the coding sequence TTGAACCGATCCGGCGCCGCGCCAACGCCTTGGCTGGCCGTGGGCGCCGCAGCACTGTGCGGTGTGGCCGGGGCCATGAACGTGGGCAAGGTGCCGCTGGCGCTGCCGCTGCTGCGCCAGGAACTGGGCCTGTCGCTGGTGCAGGCCGGTTGGGTGCAGTCGGCGCTGAACACCGTGGCCGTGACCCTGGCCACGGTCATCGGCCTGCAGGTGGGGCGTTTCGGTGCACTGCGGCTGGTGCTGGCGGGCCTGCTGCTGGGCGCGGCGGCGTCACTGGCCAGCCTGGCCCACGCCAATGGCAGCTGGCTGCTGGCCTGCCGGGTGGTGGAAGGTGCCGGCTTCGTGGCCGTGGCGGTGGCCGGGCCGGCGCTCATCAGTGCCGCAGCCGCAGACCGCGACCGCCGTTTCGCACTGGGCGTGTGGAGCGGCTACCTGCCCGCCGGCGTGGGCCTGGCCATGGCCGGCGCACCCTGGTTGCTGCCAGCCGCCGGCTGGCGCGGGCTGTGGGTGGCCACCGCCGGGGCCCTGTTGGCCGCCGCCGCCCTGACCTGGAGCCAGCGCCGGCACTATGCCCTGCCGCCCGCCACGGCCCCGTCCGCGGGCGGTGGCATCGCCGCCCTGCGCCAGCCCCTGCCCTGGTTGCTGGGCCTGTGTTTCGGCGCCTGGACGGTGCAGCACTTTGCATTGATCGTCTGGCTGCCCACCTTCCTGATCGAGCAGCGCGGCCTGGCCACCGGGCCGGTGGTGGCACTCAGCTGCGTGATGGTGCTGGCCAACGTGCCCGGCAACCTGCTGGGCGGCGCCTTGCTGCAGCGGGGCCTGCCGCGCGGGCTGCTGCTGGCCGTGGCCCAGGGCTGCACCGGGCTGTGCGCCATCGGCCTGTTCAGCGAGGCGCTGCCGGACGGCCTGCGATATGCGCTGTGCGTGTTCCTGTCCTTCATCGGCGGGCTGATCCCCTCGTCGGTGATGTCGTCCTCGGCCCGGCTGGCGCACACGCCGCAGCAGATCGGCACGCTGCAAGGGCTGTACATGCAGTGCGGACAGATGGGCCAGTTCGTCGGCACGCCGCTCATCGCCGCGGTGGTCAGCGCCAGTGGCCAGTGGAGCAGCGCGCGCTGGGTGATGGCCGGTGCCGCCGGGCTGGGCCTGGTGCTGGCGCTGACCGTGGGGCGCGCAGAATCGGGCGCTGCGCGCCGCGCCGCGACGGCGGCCTGA
- a CDS encoding 7-cyano-7-deazaguanine reductase (PFAM: GTP cyclohydrolase I~TIGRFAM: 7-cyano-7-deazaguanine reductase), with amino-acid sequence MATKPSPKRREAPATPPSAPSKELHVFPNPAPERDYVIQFQVPEFTCHCPLTGQPDFAHFTIDMIADKLCVELKSLKMYFWSYRDEGAFHEKVTNTILDDIVKATQPRFIRITAKWYVRGGIYTNVVSEHRQKGWKPAPRVDLPAHGNATGLLA; translated from the coding sequence ATGGCCACCAAGCCCTCCCCCAAGCGCCGCGAAGCCCCCGCCACGCCGCCGTCCGCCCCGTCCAAGGAACTGCATGTGTTCCCCAACCCGGCGCCCGAGCGCGACTACGTCATCCAGTTCCAGGTGCCCGAGTTCACCTGCCACTGCCCGCTGACCGGCCAGCCCGATTTCGCGCACTTCACGATCGACATGATTGCCGACAAGCTGTGCGTGGAACTGAAGAGCCTGAAGATGTACTTCTGGAGCTACCGCGACGAAGGCGCCTTCCACGAGAAGGTGACCAACACCATCCTGGACGACATCGTGAAGGCCACCCAGCCGCGCTTCATCCGCATCACCGCCAAGTGGTATGTGCGCGGGGGCATCTACACCAATGTGGTGTCCGAACACCGCCAGAAGGGCTGGAAGCCCGCGCCGCGGGTGGACCTGCCGGCACACGGCAACGCCACCGGCCTGTTGGCTTGA
- a CDS encoding chromosome segregation protein SMC (PFAM: RecF/RecN/SMC N terminal domain; SMC proteins Flexible Hinge Domain~TIGRFAM: chromosome segregation protein SMC, common bacterial type), producing the protein MRLNQIKLSGFKSFAEPTTFQLPGQRVGVVGPNGCGKSNIMDAVRWVLGESKASELRGESMQDVIFNGSGNRKPASRASVELVFSNEDARAGGQWNQFTEIAVKRVLTRDGTSSYYINNQPVRRRDVQDVFLGTGLGPRAYAIIGQGTISRIIESKPEELRLFLEEAAGVSKYKERRRETENRLKDTRENLTRVEDILRELNNNLEKLEKQAEVATRYRALQDSGTLKLHQLWFLKHRDAAAEEDRVKKAHAEAVNALEGRLAELRHVEAELETVRQAHYGASDKLHGAQGFLAEAALEVSRLEERIRYVVEGRQRVQQRLVDLKAQNDQWDERRVSAADELESIAEQIAAADEQAQTLAAQAEEQQLKLPDFEDAVRAAQAKANQQRSQVVEVQQQIQLLAAESRNIDEQSKALQQRRERLASESRSLATPDSQRLADLTQQLAGADEAKETTEARLHQLQDDTPLLEDQRRAAQEAVNTESGKQADISARLSALRALQDKVQTEGKLKPWLAGHGLDSLQGLWTKVHIEAGWETALEAALRERLSALAVGRIDTVRAFAADPPPAKLAFYSLPQAAIANTHQTLSRLSDLLRLGDAGLTALLNDWLEGVYTAASIDEALANRGKLTHGEVIMTREGHAVSQFAVSFYAPDSEQAGMLARAQEIENLERQQRAQALIADEARSALVRLEAACTDAQMRLVAARREAAEAQARAHQLHVEHLQLSQQAQATQQRKGQLDEEAAELDAQLEAFSERRATGEARFEELDMQLATTQERHAELDEAVINADRALAAAREQGRGLERQAQEAQFQSRSLAARRSELQRSIETAAQQVQTNAQTTLALEQELGSLNDAAAQAGLQTALALKLEREAALAATRSEYDDLTTKLKAADEQRLSFERSLDPLREQLTKLQLEEQAAALGGAQYLEQLTAAGVDMAALGQGIDDGQVKLWGLQTEIDRINKEIAALGAVNLAALDELTASRERKGFLDAQNADLMDAMNTLEDAIHKIDLETRDLLLGTFNQVNEGFGRMFPTLFGGGNARLVMTGDEILDAGVQVMAQPPGKKNSTIHLLSGGEKALTAIALVFAIFQLNPAPFCLLDEVDAPLDDANTERYSKLVSEMSAGTQFLFISHNKIAMEMAEQLIGVTMQEQGVSRIVAVDMDAAVSLVEAA; encoded by the coding sequence ATGCGCCTGAACCAGATCAAGCTTTCCGGCTTCAAGTCCTTCGCCGAACCCACCACCTTCCAGTTGCCGGGCCAGCGCGTGGGCGTGGTGGGCCCCAACGGCTGCGGCAAGTCCAACATCATGGACGCGGTGCGCTGGGTGCTGGGCGAAAGCAAGGCCAGCGAACTGCGTGGCGAAAGCATGCAGGACGTCATCTTCAACGGCAGCGGCAACCGCAAACCCGCCAGCCGCGCCAGCGTGGAGCTGGTGTTCAGCAACGAAGACGCGCGCGCCGGCGGCCAGTGGAACCAGTTCACCGAAATCGCGGTGAAGCGGGTCCTCACCCGCGACGGCACCAGCAGCTACTACATCAACAACCAGCCGGTGCGCCGGCGCGACGTGCAGGACGTGTTCCTGGGCACCGGCCTGGGGCCGCGTGCCTACGCCATCATCGGCCAGGGCACCATCAGCCGCATCATCGAGAGCAAGCCCGAAGAGCTGCGCCTCTTCCTGGAAGAAGCCGCGGGCGTCTCGAAGTACAAGGAACGCCGCCGCGAGACCGAGAACCGGCTGAAGGACACGCGCGAAAACCTCACCCGCGTGGAAGACATCCTGCGCGAGCTGAACAACAACCTGGAAAAGCTCGAGAAACAGGCCGAGGTGGCCACCCGGTACCGCGCCCTGCAGGACAGCGGCACGCTGAAGCTGCACCAGCTGTGGTTCCTGAAGCACCGCGACGCGGCGGCCGAAGAAGACCGGGTGAAGAAGGCCCACGCGGAAGCGGTGAACGCGCTGGAAGGCCGCCTGGCCGAGTTGCGCCACGTGGAGGCCGAACTCGAAACCGTGCGCCAGGCCCACTACGGCGCCAGCGACAAGCTGCATGGCGCGCAGGGCTTCCTGGCCGAAGCGGCGCTGGAGGTCAGCCGCCTGGAAGAGCGCATCCGCTACGTGGTGGAAGGCCGCCAGCGGGTTCAGCAGCGCCTGGTGGACCTGAAGGCCCAGAACGACCAGTGGGACGAGCGCCGCGTGTCGGCCGCCGACGAGCTGGAATCCATCGCCGAACAGATCGCCGCGGCCGATGAGCAGGCCCAGACCCTGGCCGCGCAGGCCGAAGAGCAGCAACTGAAGCTGCCCGACTTCGAAGACGCCGTTCGTGCCGCGCAGGCCAAGGCCAACCAGCAGCGCAGCCAGGTGGTGGAAGTTCAGCAGCAGATCCAGCTGCTGGCCGCCGAAAGCCGCAACATCGACGAGCAGAGCAAGGCGCTGCAGCAGCGCCGCGAACGCCTGGCCAGCGAAAGCCGGTCGCTCGCCACGCCCGACAGCCAGCGCCTGGCCGACCTGACGCAACAACTGGCCGGCGCCGACGAGGCCAAGGAAACGACCGAAGCGCGCTTGCACCAGTTGCAGGACGACACCCCGCTGCTGGAAGACCAGCGCCGGGCCGCGCAGGAAGCGGTGAACACCGAATCGGGCAAGCAGGCCGACATCAGCGCCCGCCTGTCGGCCCTGCGCGCCTTGCAGGACAAGGTGCAGACGGAAGGCAAGTTGAAGCCCTGGCTGGCCGGCCATGGCCTGGACAGCCTGCAGGGCCTGTGGACGAAAGTGCACATCGAAGCCGGCTGGGAAACCGCACTGGAAGCCGCGCTGCGCGAGCGCCTGTCCGCGCTGGCGGTGGGCCGCATCGACACCGTGCGCGCTTTCGCGGCCGACCCGCCGCCCGCCAAGCTGGCCTTCTATTCCTTGCCACAGGCGGCGATCGCCAACACGCACCAGACCCTGTCGCGCCTGAGTGACCTGCTGCGCCTGGGCGACGCCGGCCTGACCGCGCTGCTGAACGACTGGCTGGAAGGCGTGTACACCGCCGCCAGCATCGACGAAGCCCTGGCCAACCGCGGCAAGCTCACGCACGGTGAAGTGATCATGACCCGCGAGGGCCATGCCGTCAGCCAGTTCGCGGTGAGTTTCTACGCGCCCGATTCCGAACAGGCCGGCATGCTGGCCCGCGCCCAGGAAATTGAGAACCTGGAACGCCAGCAGCGCGCCCAGGCGCTGATTGCCGACGAAGCCCGCAGTGCCCTGGTGCGCCTGGAAGCCGCGTGCACCGACGCGCAAATGCGCCTGGTGGCCGCGCGCCGCGAAGCCGCCGAGGCGCAGGCCCGTGCCCACCAGCTGCACGTGGAACACCTGCAGTTGTCGCAACAGGCCCAGGCCACGCAGCAGCGCAAGGGCCAGCTGGACGAAGAAGCGGCCGAGCTGGACGCGCAACTGGAGGCCTTCAGCGAACGCCGCGCCACCGGCGAGGCCCGCTTCGAAGAGCTGGACATGCAGCTGGCCACCACCCAGGAGCGCCACGCCGAGCTGGACGAAGCCGTCATCAATGCCGACCGCGCCCTGGCCGCTGCCCGCGAACAGGGGCGGGGCCTGGAGCGTCAGGCGCAAGAAGCGCAGTTCCAGAGTCGCAGCCTGGCCGCGCGTCGGAGCGAGTTGCAACGCAGCATCGAAACCGCGGCCCAGCAGGTGCAGACCAATGCCCAGACCACCCTGGCGCTGGAGCAGGAACTGGGCAGCCTGAACGACGCCGCCGCCCAGGCCGGCCTGCAGACCGCGCTGGCCTTGAAGCTGGAGCGGGAAGCCGCGCTGGCCGCCACCCGCAGCGAGTACGACGACCTGACCACCAAGCTGAAAGCCGCCGACGAGCAGCGCCTGAGCTTCGAGCGCAGCCTGGACCCGCTGCGCGAGCAGCTCACCAAGCTGCAACTGGAAGAGCAGGCCGCGGCGCTGGGCGGCGCCCAGTACCTGGAACAGCTCACCGCCGCCGGTGTGGACATGGCCGCACTGGGCCAGGGCATCGACGACGGCCAGGTCAAGCTGTGGGGCCTGCAGACCGAGATCGACCGCATCAACAAGGAAATTGCCGCCTTGGGCGCGGTGAACCTGGCCGCGCTGGACGAACTGACCGCGTCGCGTGAACGCAAGGGCTTCCTGGACGCGCAGAACGCCGACCTGATGGATGCGATGAACACGCTGGAAGACGCCATCCACAAGATCGACCTGGAAACCCGCGACCTGCTGCTGGGCACCTTCAACCAGGTGAACGAGGGCTTCGGCCGTATGTTCCCCACGCTGTTCGGCGGCGGCAATGCCCGGCTGGTGATGACCGGTGACGAGATCCTGGACGCCGGCGTGCAGGTGATGGCCCAGCCGCCGGGCAAGAAGAACAGCACCATCCACCTGCTGTCCGGAGGTGAGAAGGCGCTGACCGCCATCGCCCTGGTGTTCGCCATCTTCCAGCTGAACCCGGCACCGTTCTGCCTGCTGGACGAGGTGGACGCGCCGCTGGACGACGCCAACACCGAGCGCTATTCCAAGCTGGTGAGCGAGATGAGCGCGGGCACGCAGTTCCTGTTCATCAGCCACAACAAGATCGCGATGGAAATGGCCGAGCAGCTGATCGGCGTGACCATGCAGGAACAGGGCGTCTCGCGCATCGTGGCGGTGGACATGGACGCAGCGGTCAGCCTGGTCGAGGCGGCATGA
- a CDS encoding uncharacterized protein, possibly involved in utilization of glycolate and propanediol (PFAM: Domain of unknown function (DUF336)) yields MSVLRLAHLAAFTLLCGLAGTAAAQVPQYGANVNHEQARKVLAAALADARKQNLPMAVAVVDTAGQLVAFERMDNTQTASIAVAQDKAVSAAMYRRPTKVFQDAVAGGGAGLRVLTLRNANAVEGGLPLVVDGKIIGAIGVSGGSAEQDGVVAKAGTDSLAAK; encoded by the coding sequence ATGTCCGTTCTTCGCCTTGCCCACCTGGCGGCCTTCACCTTGCTGTGCGGCCTGGCCGGCACAGCGGCCGCGCAGGTGCCGCAGTACGGCGCCAACGTGAACCATGAACAGGCCCGCAAGGTGCTCGCCGCCGCATTGGCCGACGCGCGCAAGCAGAACCTGCCGATGGCGGTGGCGGTGGTGGACACCGCGGGCCAGTTGGTGGCCTTCGAGCGCATGGACAACACCCAGACCGCCAGCATCGCGGTGGCCCAGGACAAGGCGGTGTCGGCCGCCATGTACCGCCGGCCGACCAAGGTGTTCCAGGACGCGGTGGCCGGTGGCGGCGCCGGCCTGCGGGTGCTGACACTGCGCAACGCCAATGCGGTGGAAGGCGGCCTGCCGCTGGTGGTGGACGGCAAGATCATCGGCGCCATCGGGGTGTCCGGCGGCAGTGCCGAGCAGGACGGCGTGGTGGCCAAGGCTGGCACCGACAGCCTGGCCGCCAAGTAG
- a CDS encoding PEP-CTERM putative exosortase interaction domain-containing protein (PFAM: PEP-CTERM motif; Glucose / Sorbosone dehydrogenase~TIGRFAM: PEP-CTERM putative exosortase interaction domain), which translates to MNCRIPVLGLRTTIASAMLGLCTWAQAQPADVLPSIPKGNIAVQLNTIASGLSAPDYATFAPGDPSRLYVVEQNGLLRVIENGSLLASPAADLRTLVSPPLVPTNANDERGLLGLAFHPDFNKAGSAGFGTLYTYHSEALGSGATFAAPNGAVQNYKNVVAEWKMNNGVVDPNSRREVISFGKNAGNHNGGTIAFGPDRYLYLGVGDGGNANDVGPSHLEPGGNAQNLSTPLGKMLRFDPLSPTLTGGSADAVSANGQYRIPVTNPFQGAGQVKETFALGLRNPYRFAFDRTDLGGHGDLILADVGQNNIEEINRIVAGGNYGWAVKEGTYLFNRTDPDGAGPLTAGSLAGNSPGSPAGLIDPITGTLGTLQYDHQDGISITGGFVYRGDDIPDLYGKYVFGDLALRNAPPRVDGRLFYADLVTGEIKEFLLPQFNDGKLPNGLTVHGFGEDASGEIYALVTNSPANGAGGLVYMFAAVPEPATWASFAAGLALLGLLARRRRGV; encoded by the coding sequence ATGAATTGCCGCATTCCAGTTCTCGGCCTGCGCACCACCATCGCCTCGGCGATGTTGGGCCTGTGCACATGGGCCCAGGCCCAGCCCGCCGACGTGTTGCCCTCCATCCCCAAGGGCAACATCGCGGTGCAGTTGAACACCATCGCCAGCGGCCTGTCCGCGCCCGACTACGCCACCTTCGCCCCGGGCGACCCCAGCCGGCTGTACGTGGTGGAGCAGAACGGCCTGCTGCGCGTGATCGAGAACGGCAGCCTGCTGGCCAGCCCGGCGGCCGACCTGCGCACCCTGGTGTCGCCGCCGCTGGTGCCCACCAACGCCAACGACGAGCGCGGTTTGCTGGGCCTGGCCTTCCACCCCGACTTCAACAAGGCCGGCAGCGCGGGCTTCGGCACGCTGTACACCTACCACAGCGAAGCGCTGGGCAGCGGCGCCACCTTCGCGGCACCGAACGGCGCGGTGCAGAACTACAAGAACGTGGTGGCCGAGTGGAAGATGAACAACGGCGTGGTGGACCCGAACTCGCGGCGCGAGGTCATTTCCTTCGGCAAGAACGCCGGCAACCACAACGGCGGCACCATCGCCTTCGGGCCGGACCGCTACCTGTACCTGGGGGTGGGCGATGGCGGCAATGCCAACGACGTGGGCCCCAGCCACCTGGAACCCGGTGGCAATGCGCAGAACCTGTCCACGCCGCTGGGCAAGATGCTGCGCTTTGACCCGCTGAGCCCCACGCTCACCGGCGGCAGCGCCGATGCGGTCAGTGCCAACGGCCAGTACCGCATTCCGGTGACCAACCCCTTCCAGGGTGCCGGCCAGGTGAAGGAAACCTTCGCATTGGGCCTGCGCAACCCCTACCGCTTCGCCTTCGACCGCACCGACCTGGGCGGCCACGGCGACCTGATCCTGGCCGACGTGGGGCAGAACAACATCGAAGAAATCAACCGCATCGTGGCCGGTGGCAACTACGGCTGGGCGGTCAAGGAAGGCACCTACCTCTTCAACCGGACCGACCCCGATGGCGCCGGTCCGCTGACCGCCGGCAGCCTGGCCGGCAACAGCCCGGGCAGCCCGGCCGGGCTGATCGACCCCATCACCGGCACGCTGGGCACGCTGCAGTACGACCACCAGGACGGCATCTCCATCACCGGTGGCTTCGTCTACCGCGGTGACGACATCCCCGATCTGTACGGCAAGTACGTGTTCGGCGACCTGGCGCTGCGCAACGCGCCGCCGAGGGTGGACGGGCGTCTGTTCTACGCCGACCTGGTGACGGGCGAGATCAAGGAATTCCTGCTGCCGCAGTTCAACGACGGCAAGCTGCCGAACGGGCTGACCGTGCACGGCTTCGGTGAAGACGCTTCGGGCGAGATCTACGCGCTGGTGACCAACAGCCCGGCCAACGGCGCCGGCGGCCTGGTCTACATGTTCGCGGCCGTGCCCGAACCCGCCACCTGGGCCAGTTTCGCAGCCGGCCTGGCCCTGCTGGGCTTGCTGGCACGGCGGCGGCGCGGCGTCTGA